GCGGGAATCTAGATTTAAGTTCATTATGTTTACTGATAGCATGGGTTAACGCACGATCTGGGACACAGTTGATTCCTTGGTATTTTTGGTTCTGGACAGAACTATACAGACTTTTATGTAGGTGTGCATttggtcccacatcggctatgcAGTGGacagatcttgggtatttatactgAGCCAAGGAACCTAATCAACACTTTTTGGCTAGTctgtttgggtgagatcctagaTTATTATCaatgatatcagagcggacctggcACATGGCCTATTTGGACTAGGGGATATTGCAGCACTGATTTATTTAGTTGATCATAGGCTAATCATGGAGTTTATAATTGGATTTTGTGATTgggtttatgatatttatgattgGATTAGAATGAATTTGGACCTTAGCAGCGAGGATGCTAGGGTGCTAGTGTGGGTGTgtatttaatcccacatcagcTATGCACTAGGTAAATCTTAGATAATTATATAGGCCAAGGAACCCAAAGAACATCTTTTGGCTAGATTTTTTGGGTGAGATTCTAGGTTGTTATAGATTCCTTGTTGGGTTGCAGGAATCATTCAGTTTAAACTCGCGTTGAAGAATGGCCTTCCAAAATCTGCTAGAGTTATGAAGTTGAATGGCTGGTTTCTTAGGCATGAGAGATGGAATGAAATGATTAAAATCATGGGGTTCTCCATTTTCTTGCCATCTTTTTTAGCCTCGTATATTTGGAGTTTGTTGAGTTTTCTCTCCTTATGCAATAGTGACTAAAAAATATGGATCAACCATATAATGTACTACCTACCTCTGGATTGCCTACCCTTCTTCTTGTGGTAATAGCATTGTGTTGTTTTCAAGAGTTTGCATCCGCTGTAGTCGATGTTTTGGAGCCAAAACTTGTTCAAAGTTTTCAAATCTATAACACTCATTTGCAAATAACAAATCCTCTAGCCACTTTTGAGGAAATTTCTAATATTAGTACAACTCTACTAAATCATCAAATTAGATGAAATAGCATTCGACAGTTTCTTTGTTGATTAAGTATTTAACAAATAGTTGTTGGATTAACTATCATTTGCAGAATGGTTAGTGTTTGCTTTTTGAAAGTCATGGCTCACAAGTCTATCCCTATGCCTCATAATTCTGTCCTTTTGTCCGATATTCGCAAGAGTTTATGGATACGCCAATTTCACGGTGTGAGTGGAAGTTATTACGCTATACTTATACAATAATAGAGGTCTCTTGAACACCAATTCATATTCCAGCTTTGCTTGCTAATTCCTTTCCTATGCAGAGCCAATATGCCTTGGAACCTGGCACCAATAAGATGGGTGGCATCAAGGTTGGTCGTACTACCCCAAACCAAGCAATTCGAAGCAGGCTGAACCCCTTACCAAAAGCCCTATTGGCTTGGGTAAACAGGCTGAACCCCTACCAAAAGCCCCCCTCCTGGTTTGAGAGAAGCTCAAGCCAGGTTATGCAATTAAATAGGCTGCCCCCTCGCATGCTGGATCACGATCGCCCCCCCTCCTGTCCTTGAAACCCTTTGAAACTCCTTCGGCCCcttcgcctcctcctccagcctctctctctctcccctcgtCTCCCTCTCCTCTGTGCAGACCCTTCGAAAAAATATCCTCGTCTCTCTCCATCGATGCCCTCCACCTTTCAGCCCTTCTCCCACTCTCCATCCTTTTCTGGCCACGGCTGTTGGACTTGGGAAATCGACTAGGATCGGTCCATGCCTTCAGGTgggcaccccctccctctctctccccccctccctctccttcctctcccccctctcctACCTCTTTggccctctcctctctctctcttttagtGGTTCCTGTACATTGTAGTTCAGTATGTTATGGACCGTATCATACTGTACCGATCGCTAGTTGACACACCTGTTGGTATTGGGTCTACCAGCCTTTGGTGGCATCAACTTTGGAGACTGTGATGAAACATTCTCAATTTTGAGAAACTAACTTGACATCTAAATTGGTGCAATGTAGATGGTTCCAGATTTAATAGGCTTCTCTACTGCATAAGATTATTGTATTGCAATGCATACTGATAGCTGATTAGTCATGCTTTCGAGCCATTTGAAACATAGATATTATAGTTAGCTCTTTGTTTGTGACTTTGGGTGGAAGGAGAAGACAGATCAACCAAGCCGGCAGAGATGATTCTACCAAAAGGATCAAAGCTAGATGAAGGAGAtttgtttttgaattttcagGGGAGCTATGGAATTGCTTTAGTTTGCAAAAAATCCCTCCTCGCAGCCACCACTGGAGTTTTGCCTCCTAAAGTGAAGAGGGGGCTGTTGTTGGGAAAACTGATAGACCACAGCATTCTCTAGCACCATAGCTCAACTGTGACTGTTTGCAGTCAGTGCTGCTATCTCTAATGTAAATCCGTCAACTCTGGAGACCTTGCCGTTCTAATGAATGTCACATTCTCTGGCATATGCACAGGAATATTCTGACATATACAATGGCTACAATTTGTATGCCATTAAACGCCGTTCCTGGAAGTTAAAGCCTGATACATGCTTCCATAAACTACAACACTGATTTTCTGGATTGAACTAGTTAGATGACCAATTTGAAGACATTCACTTTGCCCTTTTGGATGCCCATTGCCAACATGGTTTGTTAGTTGTTATTTAAAATtgacactatatatatatatatatatatatatatatatatatattatttttttttttttttgggatataAGAGTCTTGCGACCTGATGGAGGTCATGAACTTACAAACAGAAAGTCAGATAGAATGAGTGCAAAGCTTGATACTTGAACTGCCTTGATAAGGCTTGTAGTTAGATATGTTAATCTATGAACATTTAGTATGGTACCATACATTCCTCAAAAAAGTGTGACTTGATACATCTCAGGTTCTTTTTGAACTGTTTGTGATTTCTTATTAGTAATTATGCTGCATGAGGAATTATGAGCTTTTTGATGTAAACAATTTCAGAAGGCATGAAATTAGTGTGGATGGACTGACTCTAATTCCCTATATGGCATGGtttcaaaatctaaaatttGTTATGAATTTAATACAGGTGAGGGGTTGGTTTCTAACTTAAATATCAATACAGTAGATCTGTTTGGTCCTATCTCTCTGGTATAATAATCTTTTAAATCATACTCTGTCTTAGCTTGAAAATGTCCCCGTGATGCGCTTACAAGGATTTCACTAGAGTTTTTTCATAGTTTTATAAACTTGTGtggattttaaataatttatttattttgttactGATTTGTTCCTTATGACATAACCTCTGATTGTTCCTTTTCTTAGCTGCCGATGTTATATTGTGGAAACGCCAATGGATTTCAGTTGGGGTCATTGTTGTTGCTACTGTGGCATGGCTTTTATTTGAGAGATCTGGACTGTCATTCCTGACAATCTGCTCAGACATATTGCTTCTTTTGATTGTGATTCAGTTTATTCGGGCTAACAGTGCTGTTTATTTAAATAAGTAAGCTGATTATTCcttctatattttattttgccTGCCATCAGATCAACATGCTAACCGTCATGATTtcagttttttttaatattctcTTTTATTGAGCTAAAGTTTTTGAGATGCTTCATGGTGAATATTTATGAGCAGACAACTTCAACCATTGCCAGAATTGGTTCTATCAGAAGAGATGGTTAATAACGCTGCTGCTTCATTTCGAGTTAAAGTGAACAATATGCTGATGATGGCGCATGATATTACTCTTGGCAAAGACTTCAGGCTCTTTTTTCAGGTCAGTGATGATCAACCCTTCGATATTTGGAGTCTAGATATTCTCTGTGCCATCAAACTTCAAGTCTTAGCAAAACATTCTATTTCTGACAGGTGGTGGTCTTCCTTTGGCTTTTGTCTGTTGTTGGTAGTTTCTTCTCATTTTTCACTCTTGCATATATAGGTATGTTCCTCTTTTACCTTGCCAGTTGAAATTGCTATATGACATGCTACAGTCATCATTCAGTGCTAAATTTAACACGAGTCGCCAAATAAACAtccaccccccctccccccctcctctctctttctctcttcttctcctgcaTGTATCTGCATGCTCATGGGGCCCGTATgctcttttcttgagaatttattCATTGCCTGCTCAAAAACTcgacatttttttttaacttttaattTGGTCATGCACGCTGCAAGTTTCTTACTTTTTGATAAGTAATTGTTTCTTTAATGTATTCTAATCAAGCAGCACATCTCTATCTTATATGACAACAAAGTTGTGCATCTCATTCATGTTATCACTACCAAATGGAAGTCTACATTAGTTTCTTGCTTATGTGGATCAGTGAAACTTCAAGGTCATGGAATCAGACTAAGCACAAAAACCTTGATTAATGCATTTATGGATGTTTGGTTATTATGTAGGTAGGTTTTAGTGGAATGTTTAGTAATCAATGAATATGCTAGTGGTAGTTGATGGTTGAGCATTTGGGTTTCTCAAGACTTTGAACATACAACCAACAAACCTTAGTTCAGCTGGTTGGCATCCCTCTCCACTTGGGAGAGGTCCAGGGTTCAAAACTCAGGTGTTGGCAGTGGCACCGCATCAGGGTGTGGGTGTGTGTTTttagagaggaggggggggggggggggttaatAAATTTGAACTGGCTTAAGATGTAAGCCTCACATACCCTTTCAGGCTTTCATGCACAAATCATTTCAGATGTTCTTGAAATTCTGTATTGAATTCTGAATTCCTTTACCCTTCATTGTGCTGAAATGAAATTGTCATGGATGACAGGGACCATTGTGTCGATCACAATACCAGCCTTGTACAATAAATACGATGTGCATGTGGATAAATGTGCTTGGTTGGTCCGCCAGAAATTTACCAAGCATTACAGGGTGGTGGATGAAAATGTGATACGTAGACTACCAAGACGCTTTTCCAAGAATAAAGA
The Phoenix dactylifera cultivar Barhee BC4 chromosome 3, palm_55x_up_171113_PBpolish2nd_filt_p, whole genome shotgun sequence DNA segment above includes these coding regions:
- the LOC103702124 gene encoding reticulon-like protein B16 translates to MDSSSQDLSNGEIGVDSRKERSLDQCASSATAGGGYRLFDRQRSIHQIIGGGKAADVILWKRQWISVGVIVVATVAWLLFERSGLSFLTICSDILLLLIVIQFIRANSAVYLNKQLQPLPELVLSEEMVNNAAASFRVKVNNMLMMAHDITLGKDFRLFFQVVVFLWLLSVVGSFFSFFTLAYIGTIVSITIPALYNKYDVHVDKCAWLVRQKFTKHYRVVDENVIRRLPRRFSKNKDA